One region of Lactobacillus johnsonii genomic DNA includes:
- the pgsA gene encoding CDP-diacylglycerol--glycerol-3-phosphate 3-phosphatidyltransferase — protein MNLPNKLTMFRIFMIPVFMLVLIFNWPAGSATFLGAHIYWSHVLAAVIFAVASITDFLDGHIARSRNLVTNFGKFADPLADKMLTMTAFVFLISLNLAPAWVVAIIVCRELAVTGLRLILAENKGQVLAAKMPGKIKTTTQMLSIIFLLLGDVYYIGTILLYICLIFTIYSGYDYFKQSGDVFKGEI, from the coding sequence ATGAATTTACCAAATAAATTAACTATGTTTAGAATTTTCATGATTCCAGTTTTTATGCTAGTCTTAATCTTTAATTGGCCAGCAGGTAGTGCAACTTTCTTAGGAGCACATATTTATTGGTCTCATGTGTTAGCAGCTGTAATTTTTGCAGTGGCATCAATAACTGATTTTTTGGATGGACATATTGCTCGTTCAAGAAACTTAGTTACCAACTTCGGAAAATTTGCTGATCCATTAGCAGATAAAATGCTAACGATGACAGCTTTTGTATTTTTAATTTCATTAAATTTAGCGCCTGCATGGGTAGTAGCTATTATTGTTTGTCGTGAATTAGCCGTCACTGGTTTACGTTTGATTTTGGCTGAAAATAAAGGCCAAGTTTTAGCAGCAAAAATGCCAGGTAAAATTAAAACTACGACTCAGATGCTCTCGATTATTTTCTTATTGCTTGGTGATGTGTACTATATTGGTACAATCTTATTGTACATTTGCTTAATCTTTACTATTTACTCTGGTTACGATTACTTTAAGCAAAGCGGCGATGTATTTAAAGGTGAAATTTAA
- a CDS encoding helix-turn-helix domain-containing protein gives MADIGDKLRSARKAKGMSIEDVEKITKIQRRYLTAIENDDFDQLPGDFYVRAFIRQFADVVGLNGKELLADYKSEVPEAKPEEYVENSIDNKSERIKETTNSRKGLWRNYLPQIATVVGVVLVILVVYIVYTRFFTGTNQQSANQAENVIVSSHIKSSKSKASSKKKSTPKTTTSEVKISSLGNNSYRVSGLKSDRTLTLGTTKNDVWAQILVNGSSVWQGTLKANEKHSVQLPENVNNVSVQMGNSVSTTLTLAGKKVNAHNATNPASPMTIRFTFAGQSNQSSQSSSTRQSSATTQSSTNNVNNQTQQNQQNQNTQNGQTTQNNTQNTQNTQGQTNTTQNNGGQSNR, from the coding sequence ATGGCAGATATTGGAGATAAATTACGCAGTGCTCGTAAGGCAAAGGGCATGTCAATTGAAGATGTAGAAAAAATAACTAAGATTCAGCGTCGATATCTTACAGCAATTGAAAATGATGATTTTGATCAATTACCGGGAGATTTTTACGTTAGAGCCTTTATTAGGCAATTTGCTGATGTTGTTGGTCTTAACGGCAAGGAATTATTAGCAGATTATAAATCTGAAGTACCTGAAGCAAAACCAGAAGAATATGTTGAAAATTCAATCGACAATAAGAGCGAAAGAATTAAAGAGACAACTAATAGTCGTAAGGGACTATGGCGTAACTATTTACCTCAAATTGCAACAGTAGTTGGTGTTGTTCTAGTAATTCTAGTAGTTTATATTGTTTACACTCGCTTCTTTACTGGAACCAATCAACAGTCAGCAAATCAAGCTGAGAATGTAATCGTTTCTTCTCATATCAAATCTTCAAAATCTAAAGCTTCATCAAAGAAGAAATCAACTCCAAAAACTACAACCTCAGAAGTTAAAATTTCTAGTTTAGGTAATAATAGTTACCGTGTTAGTGGATTGAAGAGTGACCGAACTTTAACTTTAGGAACCACTAAGAATGATGTTTGGGCACAAATTTTAGTAAATGGTTCTTCTGTTTGGCAAGGAACTTTGAAAGCTAATGAGAAGCACTCAGTTCAATTACCAGAAAATGTAAACAATGTTTCTGTACAAATGGGGAATAGTGTATCAACTACTTTGACTTTAGCCGGTAAGAAGGTAAATGCACATAATGCAACTAATCCAGCTTCACCAATGACAATTAGATTTACATTTGCTGGACAGAGTAATCAAAGTAGCCAAAGTAGTAGTACTCGTCAAAGTAGTGCAACTACTCAAAGTTCAACTAATAATGTAAATAATCAAACACAACAAAACCAACAAAATCAAAATACACAAAATGGCCAAACTACTCAAAACAATACGCAAAATACGCAGAACACACAAGGTCAAACTAATACTACCCAAAATAATGGAGGTCAAAGTAACCGTTAA
- the ymfI gene encoding elongation factor P 5-aminopentanone reductase yields the protein MKRAIIFGATGGIGRAIAENMAENGWSLYIHYNHNQQEAGKMVQEFIENYPDQEFFSLKLNFLAEDDVIKKIISNLLPISAVIFTQGITNYQFLGSQELDEIEKIIQINLLAPIKITSLLESQLLKQAHGRIIFIGSVYGGQASALESVYSASKGGLSSFVQGYAREVASANLTVNVIAPGAVDTPMNAIFDAETLNEVKNEIPAGRLADPKDISFWVENLLDERSDYLTGQTIYVDGGWLV from the coding sequence ATGAAGCGTGCAATAATTTTCGGAGCAACTGGTGGAATAGGAAGAGCTATTGCAGAAAATATGGCTGAAAATGGCTGGTCTTTATATATTCATTACAATCATAACCAACAAGAAGCCGGTAAAATGGTACAGGAATTCATTGAAAACTATCCAGACCAAGAATTTTTTTCATTAAAATTAAATTTTTTGGCTGAAGATGATGTAATTAAAAAAATAATATCAAATCTCTTACCAATAAGTGCTGTAATTTTTACACAAGGAATCACTAATTATCAATTTCTTGGAAGTCAAGAATTAGATGAAATTGAGAAGATTATCCAAATTAACTTATTAGCTCCGATAAAGATAACTTCCCTTTTAGAATCCCAGCTTTTAAAGCAGGCACATGGCCGAATAATATTTATTGGATCTGTGTATGGAGGACAAGCAAGTGCGCTAGAGAGTGTGTATAGTGCCAGTAAAGGTGGATTATCAAGCTTTGTACAAGGGTATGCACGTGAGGTAGCATCGGCTAATTTAACTGTAAATGTGATTGCTCCTGGAGCAGTTGATACACCAATGAATGCAATTTTTGATGCTGAAACTTTAAATGAAGTTAAAAATGAAATTCCTGCAGGAAGATTGGCAGATCCGAAGGATATATCTTTTTGGGTAGAAAATTTGCTTGATGAACGTTCAGACTATTTAACTGGACAAACTATTTATGTCGATGGTGGCTGGCTTGTTTAA
- a CDS encoding M16 family metallopeptidase has translation MKKLDVTTRDYKSGFRAKVIRRPLFAQKFMGIIVDFGGSDPQKLCGGAHFLEHKLFTKKDGDISQRFEELGASTNAFTTYNETMFYASFTEHWRQVLPLIFELVGTTHFTKSNVAKESKIIAQELAMYQDDPNWQVNYELMQMMFPKTSLAEDLTGTKSSLKKMTPEILQEIYDNNYVSCRMEFVACGGFSENQTKEILREVGKLESKYLISKKVAPKKLSIVNSQKEHNKIIASDLITSRVGIGIKLPDFKKVGLRNSTAQSIFEMMLQAKLGVTSPWFEKMQKQGILNSPMELQVSYTTAGNFATIIGASSKPDLFLKNIKSQLLEVPVTEESFVFQKKEALAQTIREFDDLSTIAIEEAEYGLENDNFNSAAQAIQSLSFNEFYTAVENILDKSDIFTTTLKGKEEAN, from the coding sequence ATGAAAAAATTAGATGTAACAACTAGAGATTACAAGTCTGGATTTCGTGCAAAAGTAATTAGGAGACCACTTTTTGCACAAAAGTTTATGGGAATAATCGTAGATTTTGGTGGCAGTGATCCTCAAAAATTATGTGGTGGAGCACATTTTTTAGAGCATAAATTATTTACTAAAAAAGATGGTGACATTTCGCAACGTTTTGAAGAACTTGGAGCTTCGACGAATGCGTTTACTACCTATAATGAAACAATGTTTTATGCGAGCTTTACTGAACATTGGCGTCAGGTTTTACCATTAATTTTTGAATTAGTCGGAACAACGCATTTCACCAAAAGCAATGTTGCTAAAGAATCAAAAATTATTGCTCAAGAATTAGCGATGTATCAAGACGACCCCAATTGGCAAGTAAATTATGAATTAATGCAAATGATGTTTCCGAAAACAAGTTTGGCAGAAGATTTAACCGGTACAAAATCTAGTTTGAAAAAAATGACGCCAGAAATTTTACAAGAAATTTATGACAATAACTATGTTAGTTGCCGGATGGAATTTGTTGCTTGTGGTGGATTCAGCGAAAACCAAACTAAAGAAATTTTACGTGAGGTAGGGAAACTTGAGAGTAAATATTTAATTTCTAAAAAAGTTGCACCTAAAAAATTATCCATTGTAAATTCTCAAAAAGAGCATAATAAAATTATTGCATCCGATTTAATTACGTCTAGGGTCGGTATAGGAATAAAACTACCTGACTTTAAAAAAGTAGGTTTGAGGAATAGCACAGCACAAAGTATTTTTGAAATGATGCTTCAAGCAAAGCTAGGAGTAACTAGTCCTTGGTTTGAAAAGATGCAAAAACAAGGTATTCTAAATTCACCAATGGAGCTGCAGGTCTCATATACTACTGCGGGTAATTTTGCTACAATTATTGGCGCTTCTAGTAAGCCAGATTTGTTTTTAAAGAATATTAAGAGCCAACTTTTGGAAGTTCCTGTTACGGAAGAGTCCTTTGTATTTCAAAAAAAGGAAGCATTGGCACAGACTATTAGAGAATTTGATGATCTTAGTACAATTGCTATTGAAGAAGCAGAATATGGACTTGAAAATGACAATTTTAATTCGGCAGCTCAAGCAATTCAATCTTTAAGTTTTAATGAATTTTATACAGCTGTTGAAAATATATTGGATAAAAGTGATATATTTACTACAACTTTAAAAGGTAAAGAGGAAGCTAACTAA
- a CDS encoding M16 family metallopeptidase, which yields MTNIRIDHNLKFKTATLGCFLRLPLDKKTLALANILACMQSNATKEFPGINLQAKTFSNLYNTSLQVFPEVFGNQIVVFYTINFVEPREILDPDYNYKVIMDAFFKVVKEPLFDGQLLELAKRQLEQERKQYYELPANVSLSGFFNTWYRNMPSYQDSVFGDEKTLKNASLEEIKSFFNTLKNAPAFCLGQAQDPDSLTDLVQTQLDWPGYFDDFVVSTLSLPAEENPIEREIQFKSEQAQLLIGYGYDQSLPIYLKQFGGLFLGEYLAGDESSKLFTEVRKKLGAAYAIDATNYLNNSLFLISTGISKDKIAAASKAIKMGVKAVQDGKVNEGIFSKAKSALKRNYQISTDRQDLILIQMLANALRGRDYTFVQRIADVDRFKIDKLIEFSQKLYFNESYCLK from the coding sequence ATGACAAATATTAGAATTGACCATAATTTAAAATTTAAAACAGCCACGTTGGGCTGTTTTTTACGTTTACCTTTAGATAAAAAAACACTGGCATTAGCAAATATCTTAGCTTGCATGCAGAGCAATGCCACTAAAGAATTTCCGGGTATAAACTTACAGGCAAAAACTTTTTCTAACCTTTATAATACGAGTTTGCAAGTTTTTCCTGAAGTATTTGGAAATCAAATCGTAGTTTTTTATACTATAAATTTCGTTGAACCACGTGAAATCTTAGATCCGGACTATAATTATAAAGTAATAATGGATGCCTTCTTTAAGGTGGTAAAAGAGCCTCTTTTTGATGGTCAATTATTAGAATTAGCAAAAAGGCAACTCGAACAAGAAAGAAAACAATATTATGAGTTGCCGGCGAATGTTTCTTTAAGCGGATTTTTTAATACCTGGTATCGAAATATGCCTAGTTACCAAGATAGTGTTTTTGGGGATGAAAAGACACTCAAAAACGCTAGTTTAGAAGAAATTAAGTCATTTTTTAATACGTTGAAAAATGCTCCAGCTTTTTGTTTAGGACAAGCACAAGATCCCGATAGCTTAACTGACTTAGTTCAAACACAACTTGATTGGCCTGGCTATTTTGATGATTTTGTAGTTTCTACATTGTCTCTTCCTGCAGAAGAAAATCCAATTGAAAGAGAGATACAATTTAAGAGTGAACAAGCACAGCTTTTAATTGGGTATGGGTATGATCAATCTCTTCCAATATATTTAAAACAATTTGGTGGATTATTTTTAGGAGAATATCTTGCTGGGGATGAGTCGTCTAAGCTCTTTACTGAAGTTAGAAAAAAACTAGGAGCAGCATATGCAATTGATGCGACTAATTATCTCAATAATTCTCTATTTTTAATTAGTACAGGAATTTCTAAAGATAAAATAGCAGCTGCTTCTAAAGCAATTAAAATGGGTGTAAAAGCAGTACAAGATGGAAAAGTGAATGAAGGAATTTTCTCTAAGGCTAAATCTGCCTTAAAGCGTAACTACCAAATTAGTACTGATCGGCAAGATTTGATTTTGATTCAGATGCTAGCCAATGCTCTAAGAGGGCGTGACTATACTTTTGTACAGAGAATTGCTGATGTTGATCGCTTTAAGATAGATAAATTAATTGAATTCAGCCAAAAATTATACTTTAACGAAAGCTATTGTTTAAAATGA
- a CDS encoding FtsK/SpoIIIE family DNA translocase, which produces MAKKRKRRATKKKKTTTKKKKQSMDWVITGIVLVLVAVLSCVHFGLFSQQLINLIRFFVGDSHYLASIILGLFGLVMVIYNQPPHFSLKRGSGLGVFYLGLLLWESSRVFNQMMIHQGFVNAFLTSIGEEFSRAQITTKVGGGFIGSMFYQLVFPILGTVGSEVISLLMMLIGILMICNVKFATLLSGFQKGSQLVIEKNKDAGEALKSKYSDLVEKHEQNKQEKLNNREKLTDPLDNHDDTFPSMSDFNSEPAASNKVEEESSPKVEPPIEVSQESTPIATEVEDTSTDDLPALHSYAEEDQKMKQELQTVDHGDLETKQSSQPKNPNYKKPPINLLSPIKNVDQSQDKALIQKNTEVLESTFKSFGVHVIVKKAVLGPTVTRYEVQPAVGVKVSKIVNLADDLALALAAKDIRIEAPIPGKPLIGIEVPNRTTSAVSFKDVMVHQDAKSKEVSLDVPLGKDVEGKVISADLRKMPHLLIAGSTGSGKSVAINTIITSVLMKAYPEDVKLVLIDPKMVELSVYNGIPHLLIPVVTDAKLATNALRKTVKEMERRYQLFAAGGVRNITEYNQKVVENNADKNNSAMEKLPYIVVIVDELSDLMMVAGHDVEDAIVRLAQMARAAGIHMILATQRPSVDVITGLIKANVPSRISFAVSSGVDSRTILDQVGAEKLLGRGDMLFLPIGAAKPERVQGAYISVTEVEKIVSWVKEQQEAVYNEDMIPSKNDSEGQAENEDEPEDEFYDQAVALVRKQQSASVSMLQRRFRIGYNRAARIVDEMEAKGIVGPSEGSKPRQVLIPPEKDDDQ; this is translated from the coding sequence ATGGCTAAAAAGCGAAAACGCAGGGCAACAAAAAAGAAAAAAACAACTACTAAAAAGAAAAAGCAAAGTATGGACTGGGTCATTACAGGAATAGTACTTGTTTTAGTAGCAGTTTTAAGTTGCGTTCATTTCGGTTTATTTAGTCAACAACTAATTAATTTAATTCGATTTTTTGTTGGTGATAGCCACTATTTAGCTAGTATTATTCTTGGTTTGTTTGGCTTAGTGATGGTTATTTATAATCAACCCCCGCATTTTAGTTTGAAGCGTGGGAGTGGGTTAGGCGTATTTTACTTGGGCTTACTTCTTTGGGAAAGTTCTCGCGTTTTTAATCAAATGATGATTCATCAAGGATTTGTAAATGCTTTTTTGACATCAATTGGTGAAGAATTTTCCCGGGCGCAGATTACAACTAAGGTTGGTGGCGGCTTTATTGGAAGCATGTTTTATCAACTTGTTTTTCCAATTTTGGGAACCGTAGGATCTGAAGTAATATCTTTGTTGATGATGCTAATCGGTATTTTAATGATCTGTAACGTAAAATTTGCTACCTTGCTGTCCGGTTTTCAAAAAGGTTCACAATTAGTAATTGAAAAAAATAAAGATGCTGGGGAAGCTTTAAAAAGTAAATACAGCGATTTAGTTGAAAAGCATGAGCAAAATAAGCAAGAAAAATTAAATAATCGAGAAAAACTAACTGATCCTTTAGATAATCATGATGATACTTTCCCAAGTATGTCTGATTTTAATAGTGAACCTGCGGCTTCTAATAAAGTTGAGGAAGAAAGCAGTCCAAAAGTTGAGCCTCCAATTGAAGTTTCCCAAGAAAGCACTCCGATAGCAACAGAAGTTGAAGATACTTCTACAGATGATTTGCCAGCTTTACATTCTTATGCTGAAGAAGATCAAAAGATGAAACAAGAACTTCAAACTGTTGATCATGGAGATTTAGAGACAAAACAAAGTAGTCAGCCAAAGAATCCCAACTATAAAAAGCCGCCAATTAATTTATTGTCACCTATAAAAAATGTAGATCAGAGTCAAGACAAGGCTTTAATTCAAAAAAATACAGAAGTTTTAGAGTCAACTTTTAAGAGCTTTGGCGTGCATGTTATCGTAAAAAAAGCTGTATTAGGTCCAACGGTTACTCGCTATGAAGTCCAGCCAGCAGTTGGAGTGAAAGTAAGTAAAATAGTCAACTTAGCGGATGATCTTGCTTTGGCTTTAGCTGCAAAAGATATCCGTATTGAAGCTCCAATTCCAGGTAAACCATTAATTGGTATTGAAGTGCCGAATCGAACTACTTCTGCCGTTTCATTTAAAGATGTTATGGTTCATCAAGATGCAAAATCAAAAGAGGTTTCGCTTGATGTGCCGTTAGGCAAAGATGTTGAAGGAAAAGTAATTTCAGCAGATTTACGTAAGATGCCACACTTGTTAATCGCGGGATCTACTGGATCCGGTAAGTCTGTTGCAATTAACACAATTATTACTAGTGTTTTGATGAAGGCTTACCCTGAGGATGTAAAGTTAGTACTAATTGATCCAAAAATGGTTGAACTTTCTGTATATAATGGAATTCCCCATTTACTAATCCCTGTTGTTACAGATGCTAAATTAGCAACGAATGCCTTGCGTAAAACTGTTAAAGAAATGGAAAGACGCTACCAGCTTTTTGCTGCTGGAGGCGTTCGAAATATTACTGAGTACAATCAAAAAGTAGTTGAAAATAATGCTGATAAAAATAATTCAGCAATGGAAAAGCTACCTTATATTGTAGTGATTGTTGATGAGTTAAGTGATTTAATGATGGTTGCCGGGCATGATGTGGAAGATGCAATTGTTCGTTTGGCTCAGATGGCGCGAGCAGCAGGAATTCACATGATTTTAGCGACTCAAAGACCTAGTGTTGATGTCATCACCGGGTTAATTAAGGCAAATGTTCCTTCAAGAATCTCTTTTGCTGTTTCTAGTGGAGTAGATTCGCGAACTATTTTGGATCAAGTTGGTGCGGAAAAACTTCTGGGACGTGGAGACATGCTCTTCTTGCCAATTGGTGCTGCTAAACCTGAACGAGTTCAGGGAGCATATATCTCTGTAACTGAGGTAGAAAAAATAGTATCCTGGGTAAAGGAACAACAAGAGGCCGTATATAACGAAGATATGATTCCTTCGAAAAATGATTCTGAGGGTCAAGCTGAGAATGAAGATGAGCCTGAAGATGAATTTTATGATCAGGCAGTAGCCTTAGTGAGAAAGCAACAATCAGCTAGTGTTTCTATGCTTCAACGTAGATTTAGAATTGGATATAATCGAGCTGCAAGAATTGTAGACGAAATGGAAGCTAAAGGAATTGTCGGACCATCCGAAGGATCAAAACCTAGACAAGTACTTATTCCACCAGAAAAGGACGATGACCAGTAA
- a CDS encoding DUF1149 family protein has product MDFKNMTPIVVRSFHYDLNDEQKVKNEVNVSLRQVYQDLEDGSQDEGKNGKYFEIAVPFEVSPAPGDFTVSGVITRVVQFVDYFGDGSDLEPSDYQLLSRPLVEEIETLTYEITQLTLDHPVNLSFKSNFNELNKDNQKDKDDK; this is encoded by the coding sequence ATGGATTTTAAAAATATGACTCCAATCGTAGTTCGTTCTTTTCACTATGATTTAAATGATGAACAAAAGGTGAAAAATGAAGTTAATGTTTCATTGAGACAAGTCTACCAAGATTTAGAAGATGGCAGTCAAGATGAAGGTAAGAATGGCAAATATTTCGAAATTGCCGTTCCTTTTGAAGTATCACCTGCTCCAGGTGACTTTACAGTTAGTGGAGTAATTACTAGAGTGGTTCAATTTGTTGACTATTTTGGGGATGGTTCAGATTTAGAACCGTCAGATTATCAACTACTTTCTAGACCTTTAGTTGAAGAAATTGAGACTTTGACTTATGAAATTACTCAATTAACTTTAGACCACCCGGTTAACCTTAGTTTTAAGTCAAACTTTAACGAGTTAAACAAGGACAATCAAAAAGATAAAGATGACAAATAA
- a CDS encoding tRNA (cytidine(34)-2'-O)-methyltransferase has protein sequence MTNHVVLYEPLMPANTGNIARTCAGTNTVLDLIEPLGFQIDNKKMKRAGLDYWDKVDIRMHDDLEAFLNTLGPNDEMYLISKFSSKNYAQVDYTDPDKDYYFVFGKETTGLPETFMREYYDRNLRIPMSDNIRCYNLSNSVAMVLLEALRQQGFPNMEKSHHYENDKLKDNYNRPERYERNLGEN, from the coding sequence ATGACAAATCACGTTGTACTTTATGAACCATTGATGCCAGCAAATACGGGAAATATTGCTCGTACTTGTGCAGGTACTAATACAGTGTTAGATTTAATCGAACCGCTTGGCTTTCAAATTGATAATAAAAAAATGAAGCGTGCTGGATTAGATTATTGGGATAAAGTTGATATTAGAATGCATGATGATTTAGAAGCTTTTTTAAATACACTTGGTCCAAATGATGAAATGTACTTAATTTCAAAGTTTTCTTCAAAAAATTATGCTCAAGTAGACTATACGGATCCCGATAAAGATTATTATTTTGTTTTTGGTAAAGAAACAACAGGCTTGCCAGAAACTTTTATGAGAGAATATTATGATAGGAATCTTAGAATTCCTATGTCTGATAATATTCGTTGTTATAATTTATCAAATTCAGTTGCTATGGTTCTTTTAGAGGCTTTAAGACAGCAAGGTTTTCCAAATATGGAAAAGAGCCACCATTATGAAAATGATAAGTTAAAGGATAATTACAATCGTCCTGAACGTTATGAAAGAAATTTAGGAGAGAATTAA
- a CDS encoding AI-2E family transporter, protein MDVKKHHQKSNFFVKWFLNNRFSIALLNILLFFLIILVFNQISFVLNPFWTFFNAIFPPILVASIQYYLMDPVVDWMEKKLKVPRIITIILLFVIVVGGLIWIINTLIPIIQHQTDSLVKNWPTYWKDAQKGFEKMIRDPRLNGVRGGINRAISDAQTKMFKTGQDSFNLALSNLSSAVNVITMIFMTLLTAPFVLFFMLKNGHRLNPYVTKIAPKKLQPSFSSLLSDINGAVASYIRGQITVAFWVGVMFAIGYSLIGLNYGITLAVLAGILNMIPYFGTFIAFIPAIILGLISSPMMLIKVLIVFAIEQTLEGRVISPLVMGNKMNMNPVTTILLLIGASAVAGLWGVIFAIPVYAVIKIIVTRLFNYYRKISNLYDDESIEDSDTQGSKE, encoded by the coding sequence ATGGATGTAAAAAAACATCATCAGAAGAGTAATTTTTTTGTTAAGTGGTTTTTGAACAACCGTTTTAGCATAGCCTTACTTAATATTTTATTGTTCTTCTTGATCATTTTGGTATTTAACCAAATTTCTTTTGTGTTAAATCCTTTTTGGACATTTTTTAATGCAATTTTTCCACCAATTTTAGTTGCATCAATCCAATACTATTTAATGGATCCAGTAGTTGATTGGATGGAGAAAAAATTAAAAGTTCCCCGAATAATTACGATCATTCTACTGTTTGTTATCGTTGTAGGAGGATTGATTTGGATCATTAATACTTTGATCCCTATTATTCAGCATCAAACTGATTCCCTAGTAAAGAATTGGCCAACTTATTGGAAAGATGCACAAAAAGGTTTCGAAAAGATGATTCGCGATCCACGCTTAAATGGAGTTCGCGGAGGAATTAATCGAGCTATTTCTGATGCACAAACTAAAATGTTTAAAACAGGTCAGGATAGCTTCAATTTAGCCTTGAGTAACTTGTCATCTGCTGTTAACGTAATTACAATGATTTTTATGACCTTATTAACAGCACCATTTGTTTTATTCTTTATGTTAAAAAATGGTCATCGTTTGAATCCTTATGTGACTAAGATTGCTCCTAAAAAACTACAACCTAGTTTTTCAAGCTTACTTAGTGATATTAACGGAGCAGTTGCTTCCTATATTCGAGGTCAAATTACTGTTGCCTTCTGGGTTGGAGTAATGTTTGCAATAGGTTATTCATTAATTGGATTAAATTATGGAATTACATTAGCAGTTTTAGCTGGAATTTTGAATATGATCCCATATTTTGGTACATTTATTGCCTTTATTCCTGCAATTATTTTAGGATTAATCAGCTCTCCAATGATGTTGATCAAAGTCTTAATAGTTTTTGCTATAGAGCAAACACTTGAAGGACGCGTTATTTCACCACTAGTAATGGGAAATAAGATGAATATGAATCCTGTTACAACTATTTTGCTATTAATTGGTGCAAGCGCAGTAGCTGGTTTATGGGGAGTTATTTTTGCCATCCCTGTCTATGCTGTAATCAAAATAATTGTAACCAGACTATTCAATTATTATCGTAAGATTTCAAATCTTTATGATGATGAGTCAATCGAAGATAGTGATACTCAAGGAAGTAAAGAGTAG
- a CDS encoding PTS glucitol/sorbitol transporter subunit IIA, with protein MKWNSTITAIGSEALDPADNIVILFDNKATDKLRDVAVLQEFDSATPVEKFVFKKDDSITIDGTTYLALYVGPMVQMNMQAIGHATLVFTDEVPKKPMTNAIYLEKDSKEKLPEFKVGDWITYEHR; from the coding sequence ATGAAATGGAATTCTACAATTACTGCTATTGGTTCGGAAGCATTGGATCCAGCAGATAACATCGTAATTTTATTTGATAATAAGGCTACCGATAAGTTGCGGGATGTTGCTGTATTGCAAGAGTTCGATTCAGCAACACCAGTAGAAAAATTTGTCTTTAAAAAAGACGATTCTATCACAATTGATGGCACTACCTATTTAGCTCTATATGTTGGACCAATGGTTCAAATGAATATGCAAGCTATTGGTCATGCTACTTTAGTATTTACTGATGAAGTTCCGAAAAAGCCAATGACTAATGCTATATATTTAGAAAAAGATTCTAAAGAAAAATTGCCAGAATTTAAGGTAGGCGACTGGATTACCTATGAACATAGATAA